One region of Indicator indicator isolate 239-I01 chromosome 35, UM_Iind_1.1, whole genome shotgun sequence genomic DNA includes:
- the DEF6 gene encoding differentially expressed in FDCP 6 homolog has protein sequence MDLRAELLKSIWYAFTALDVEKSGKVSKSQLKVLSHNLYTVLCIPHDPVALEEHFRDDDDGPVSSQGYMPYLNKYILDKVEEGAFVKEHFDELCWTLTAKKNYKADRNGNSVVSHQDAFKLWCLFNFLSEDKYPLVMVPDEVEYLLKKICMAMNVELNSCELEDYLCQEPQGQGGLTVWQLLDMVNSGRFLRGIEQEAVSMAVEEVYQEVIEDVLKQGYLWKKGQLRRNWSERWFMLKPSVLSYYMSEERREKKGSIALDKHCCVEVLPDRDSKRCLFCVRTPARTYEMSASDTRQRQEWTLAIQTAIRLQAEGKRSLHKDLKQKRRELREQREQRKAAKEEETQRLKQLQEEKERKLQELELLKEAQRQAEILLQEEEQQRRQQHEEMQRTLEIQLREAEQARASMQAEMVLKEAEAERQRRRILELEAMQQRLQEALQQEVKARQDEEAVRYAQARLLAEEEEKLKQLMKLKEEQEEYIIKTQQEKQVLKQEMENKNKCLEEAQKQLEEVRVNRQRVDQDVMAAQRKLRQASTNVKHWNVQMNRLMHPIGPGDKRTVSGGGFAGYQPLLSQQDSSLRLKQKVEDKDSNPKRDSSKENVSNGGDSSVPPSPDVDTKAAELTN, from the exons ATGGACCTGCGAGCGGAGCTGCTCAAGTCCATCTGGTATGCGTTCACCGCCCTGGACGTGGAGAAGAGCGGCAAGGTCTCCAAATCCCAGCTCAAG GTGCTGTCCCACAACCTGTACACAGTGCTGTGCATCCCCCACGACCCCGTAGCGCTGGAGGAGCATTTCCGTGACGACGATGACGGGCCGGTGTCCAGCCAGGGCTACATGCCTTACCTCAACAAGTACATCCTGGACAAG GTGGAGGAAGGAGCTTTTGTCAAGGAGCACTTCGATGAGCTCTGCTGGACCCTGACAGCCAAGAAGAATTACAAGGCTGACCGGAATGGCAACAGTGTCGTGTCCCACCAAGATGCCTTCAAGCTCTGGTGTCTCTTCAACTTTCTGTCTGAAGACAAATACCCTCTGGTCATGGTGCCAGATGAG GTGGAATACCTTCTGAAGAAGATCTGCATGGCCATGAATGTGGAGCTGAACTCCTGTGAGCTGGAAGATTACCTGTGCCAGGAGCcacaggggcagggagggctgaCGGTCTGGCAGCTCCTGGACATGGTGAACTCAGGGCGGTTCCTGCGGGGCATTGAGCAGGAGGCTGTCAGCATGGCTGTGGAGGAGGTGTACCAGGAGGTCATCGAGGATGTGCTCAAACAG GGCTACCTCTGGAAGAAGGGCCAGCTGAGGAGGAACTGGTCGGAGCGGTGGTTCATGCTGAAGCCCAGTGTCTTGTCCTACTACATGAGTGAGGAGCGGAGGGAGAAGAAGGGCAGCATCGCCTTGGACAAGCACTGCTGCGTGGAG GTGCTGCCCGACCGCGACAGCAAGCGGTGCCTGTTCTGCGTGCGGACCCCGGCCCGCACCTACGAGATGAGTGCCTCCGACACGCGGCAGCGCCAGGAGTGGACGCTCG ccatcCAGACGGCCATCCGGCTGCAGGCCGAGGGCAAGAGGTCCCTGCACAAAGACCTGAAGCAGAAGCGCCGGGAGCTGCGGGAGCAGCGGGAGCAGCGCAAGGCAGCCAAGGAGGAGGAGACACAGCGGctcaagcagctgcaggaggagaaggagaggaagctgcaggagctggagctgctcaaggAGGCCCAACGGCAGGCAGAGATactcctgcaggaggaggagcagcagcgcAGGCAGCAGCATGAGGAGATGCAGAGGACCCTGGAGATCCAGCTGCGGGAGGCTGAGCAG GCTCGTGCCTCCATGCAGGCAGAGATGGTCCtgaaggaagcagaggctgagcgGCAGCGCAGGCGCATCCTGGAGCTGGAGGCCATGCAGCAGCGGCTGCAGGaggccctgcagcaggaggtgaaggcacggcaggacgaggaggccgtgAGATATGCCCAGGCGAG GCTActggctgaggaagaggagaagctgaagcagctgatgaagctgaaggaggagcAAGAGGAATATATCATCAAAACTCAGCAGGAGAAGCAAGTCCTCAAGCAGGAGATGGAGAACAAGAACAAGTGTCTGGAAGAggcacagaagcagctggaaGAAGTGAGAGTGAACAGGCAGAGGGTGGACCAAGATGTCATG GCAGCCCAGCGGAAGCTGCGCCAGGCCAGCACCaatgtcaagcactggaacgtGCAGATGAACCGCCTGATGCACCCCATCGGGCCGGGAG ACAAGCGCACAGTGAGCGGAGGAGGCTTCGCTGGCtaccagcctctcctctcccaacAAGATTCCTCCCTCAGACTCAAGCAGAAGGTGGAGGATAAAGACAGCAACCCCAAGAGGGACAGCAGCAAGGAGAATGTGAGCAATGGTGGGGACAGCAGCGTGCCACCATCTCCAGATGTGGACAccaaggctgcagagctgactAACTAG
- the RPL10A gene encoding 60S ribosomal protein L10a, translated as MSSKVSRDTLYEAVKEVLQGSKTKKRKFVETVELQISLKNYDPQKDKRFSGTVRLKSTPRPKFSVCLLGDQQHCDEAKAVDIPHMDIEALKKLNKNKKLVKKLAKKYDAFLASESLIKQIPRILGPGLNKAGKFPSLLTHNENLVAKVDEVKSTIKFQMKKVLCLAVAVGHVKMTEDELVYNIHLAINFLVSLLKKNWQNVRALYIKSTMGKPQRLY; from the exons ATGAG CAGCAAGGTCTCCCGCGACACACTGTACGAGGCAGTGaaggaggtgctgcagggcagcaagaCCAAGAAGCGCAA GTTCGTGGAGACGGTGGAGCTGCAGATCAGCCTGAAGAACTATGACCCGCAAAAGGATAAGCGCTTCTCCGGCACCGTCAG GCTGAAGTCAACTCCACGGCCCAAGTTCTCAGTCTGCTTGCTGGGGGACCAGCAGCACTGCGATGAGGCCAAAGCAGTCGACATCCCTCACATGGACATAGAGGCTCTGAAGAAACTCAACAAAAACAAGAAACTGGTGAAGAAGCTGG CCAAGAAGTACGACGCTTTCCTGGCTTCTGAGTCCTTGATCAAGCAAATTCCTCGAATCTTGGGTCCGGGTCTGAACAAAGCTGGCAAATTCCCTTCTCTGCTCACTCACAACGAGAACCTGGTGGCCAAGGTGGATGAGGTCAAATCTACCATCAAATTCCAGATGAAGAAG GTGCTGTGTCTGGCTGTGGCTGTTGGCCATGTGAAGATGACAGAGGATGAGCTGGTCTACAACATCCACCTGGCCATCAACTTCCTGGTGTCCTTGCTGAAGAAGAACTGGCAGAACGTTCGTGCTCTGTACATCAAGAGTACCATGGGCAAGCCCCAGCGCCTCTACTGA